Proteins encoded by one window of Collimonas fungivorans:
- a CDS encoding flagellin, with protein MFGALSDLIGALKTPVDNGTPAAKAQLQNSLSTANVKLSNSLDNVLTVRSSVGSRMQELDTLNTNGDARNLADKSYLSDIQDLDYTSAITELYQRQMALQATQQTFVQIRKISLLNYL; from the coding sequence ATGTTCGGCGCGCTCAGCGACCTGATCGGCGCGCTCAAGACGCCGGTAGATAACGGCACCCCGGCCGCCAAGGCGCAATTGCAGAATTCCCTGAGCACGGCAAACGTCAAGCTGTCCAACTCCCTCGACAACGTGCTCACCGTGCGTTCGTCGGTGGGCTCGCGCATGCAGGAACTGGATACCCTCAACACCAATGGCGACGCCCGCAACCTGGCGGACAAGAGTTATCTGTCGGATATCCAGGACCTGGACTACACCAGTGCGATTACCGAGCTGTACCAGCGGCAGATGGCGCTGCAGGCGACGCAGCAGACTTTTGTCCAGATACGCAAGATTTCGCTGCTGAATTACCTGTAA
- the fliR gene encoding flagellar biosynthetic protein FliR, with translation MSPVLSVTSAQLSAWIVAFVWPFVRMLALISAAPIFGEKNVARQVKVGLAALLAIAIAPTLGAVPAVPLVSAGGVWILIQQVLIGSAMGFSIRLVFAAVQAAGDYAGLQMGLSFASFFDPNSGGNTMVLASLLNMLAMLIFLAVDGHLMVISTLVESFHVLPISDAPLAAEGWHFLVLAGANVFSAGLMLALPLVAALLTLNLAMGILNRASPQLSIFAVGFPLTLLGGILMLQQLMPHLAPFLEQEFALGLANMLHLAQALRP, from the coding sequence ATGTCGCCGGTGCTGTCGGTCACGTCCGCGCAACTGAGCGCCTGGATAGTAGCGTTTGTATGGCCCTTCGTCCGGATGCTGGCCCTGATCAGCGCCGCCCCCATCTTCGGTGAAAAAAACGTCGCGCGCCAGGTCAAGGTCGGCCTGGCTGCATTGCTGGCCATCGCCATCGCTCCTACCCTGGGCGCCGTGCCGGCGGTGCCGCTGGTTTCGGCCGGCGGTGTCTGGATACTGATCCAGCAGGTCCTGATCGGTTCCGCCATGGGATTTTCGATACGGCTGGTGTTCGCCGCGGTGCAAGCCGCCGGCGATTATGCCGGCCTGCAGATGGGCTTGTCGTTCGCTTCTTTTTTCGATCCCAACAGCGGCGGCAACACCATGGTGCTGGCCAGCCTGCTGAACATGCTGGCGATGCTGATCTTCCTGGCGGTGGACGGCCACCTGATGGTGATCAGCACCCTGGTTGAGAGTTTCCACGTCCTGCCGATTTCAGATGCGCCACTGGCGGCCGAAGGCTGGCATTTCCTGGTGCTGGCCGGCGCCAATGTCTTTTCCGCCGGCCTGATGCTGGCGCTACCCCTGGTAGCAGCCCTGTTGACCCTGAACCTTGCGATGGGCATCCTCAACCGGGCTTCGCCCCAGCTGAGCATATTTGCCGTCGGCTTTCCTTTGACCTTGCTGGGCGGGATCCTGATGCTGCAGCAGCTGATGCCGCACCTGGCGCCGTTCCTGGAACAGGAATTTGCGCTTGGGCTGGCCAACATGCTGCATCTGGCGCAGGCCTTGCGCCCATAG
- the fliQ gene encoding flagellar biosynthesis protein FliQ, with protein sequence MTPESVMALGYQAMKMTLLLGAPLLLVALVSGLIISLFQAATQINEMTLSFIPKLLAVCATMVIAGPWMLNSILDYMRQLFSSIPQLVG encoded by the coding sequence ATGACTCCCGAATCGGTAATGGCCTTGGGCTACCAGGCGATGAAAATGACTCTCCTGCTGGGCGCGCCGCTGCTGCTGGTGGCCCTGGTCAGCGGTTTGATCATCAGCCTGTTCCAGGCCGCCACCCAGATCAATGAAATGACCCTGTCGTTCATTCCCAAGCTGCTCGCCGTATGCGCCACCATGGTCATCGCCGGGCCGTGGATGCTGAACTCCATCCTGGACTACATGCGCCAGCTGTTTTCCAGCATTCCGCAGCTGGTTGGCTGA
- the fliO gene encoding flagellar biosynthetic protein FliO, protein MKSITMARRALLLLACLALPASAMIAAPVATAVPATPSWGAAGLLQAASGLAVVLALIFLCAWTARRLGLQKHNSGRLVKVIASTAIGQRERVVVVEIGSTWLALGVTPGRIQSLHAMPAQEMPEDPKLPIRQGAIAAGNAASAFAQKLRESLGRK, encoded by the coding sequence CGCGCGCTGCTGCTGTTGGCATGCCTGGCTCTGCCTGCCTCTGCCATGATCGCCGCGCCTGTCGCAACAGCCGTTCCGGCCACGCCGTCATGGGGTGCAGCCGGGCTGTTGCAGGCGGCTTCCGGCCTGGCAGTGGTGCTTGCGCTGATTTTCCTTTGCGCCTGGACGGCACGCCGGCTGGGACTGCAAAAGCACAACAGCGGCCGCCTGGTCAAGGTGATCGCCAGCACCGCCATCGGCCAGCGCGAGCGGGTGGTGGTAGTCGAAATCGGCAGTACCTGGCTGGCGCTGGGAGTGACTCCGGGACGGATTCAATCGTTGCACGCCATGCCTGCGCAGGAAATGCCGGAAGATCCCAAGCTGCCGATCAGGCAAGGCGCTATCGCTGCCGGCAATGCTGCCAGTGCCTTTGCGCAAAAGCTGCGAGAGTCGCTAGGCCGCAAATAG